In Sulfitobacter guttiformis, the genomic stretch TCATTGCACTGGAAAACTCCCGCGCCATGCCTTTGGCCTTGCCGACAAACTGGCCCACGCGGCGAAACATCACCGGCAGATCCTTGGGGCCCACGACGATCAGCGCCACAACCCCCACCACCAGCATTTCGGTCATGCCAATATCGAACATGGTGTTACACCTTGTCCTTAGGCTCGACATCAGGCTGGGGCACATCAGCCACATCATCTGCCTTGGAATCGAGCAGCTCTTTCTCACCCTCATTGATGCCTTTTTTGAAGCTGGTAATTCCCTTACCCACTTCGCCCATCAACGAGGAAATCTTACCCCGACCAAACAGCACCAATACAACCACCGCGATGAGCAGCAGACCCGGCAAACCAATATTGTTCAGCATATCTTTTCTCCTATCAAAAATATCTGGCCCGCCAGCGACGACGGGATGTTGGAATTATGAATATCAAAAGTGCCGCACTGCAAAAATGACAAACGTCTGATTCGCGCATGAAACGTGATAAAGGCCGCCATTTTTTTGATCTTGTCGGAGGCAACTGACAGGTCTATGTCAGGAGCATGCCCCGTTCTGATCGCCTTTTTGATATCATCCAAATCTTGCGCGACGGAGAAGTGCACAAGGCGCAAGATCTTGCGGTGGATACAGGCGTATCTGTGCGCACCCTCTATCGCGACATGGATACTCTTGCCGCTTCGGGTGTTCCGGTTGTCGGCGCACGCGGCACCGGCTACCGGCTACCGCCCGGCATCACATTGCCGCCACTCACCCTCACCCCAACCGAGCTTGAGGCGCTGAATCTGTGTCTTGCCATCGCTGCGGAAGTGGCCGATCCCGACCTGAAAACCGCAGTTCAAACCCTCATCGAAAAGTTTGATGCTGTGTTGCCCGAAACCGCCGTGGCCGAGGCAGATGCATGGCAATTTGCCGTGACGCCTTTTTCGGATGCTGCGCGGGGGTTTGCCCGCATGCCAACAATGCGCGCAGCGATCAAAGCGCGCCAAAAGCTGCGGATAACCTACACATCACAAGGCGGCACTGTGACCACCCGCACCATAAGGCCGCTCCATATGGAATATACCGGACGTATCTGGACCCTGATTGCGTGGTGTGAGTGGCGCAAGGAACACCGCGTTTTCCGCCTTGACCTCATCAACACCGCCGAAGCCCTGCCACAGCTTTTTGGCGACGAGGCGGGAACGATGCTGGCCGATTACAGGCGTTAAACTTTGAGCGCCCAACCGTCCTGCGGGGATAGAAACGCCTCCACGCTGGCTTGTGCAATTACGATGGTCTCGCCGTTTGACGGTACATTGAGGCCACCATGAACGGCACGCACTTCCGCACGCCCCCGTGGCAGCACAGCACGGAGCACCTCCAGATCTAGGGCATCGGGTTCCTGAACTCCGACGGTCACCTGCACGCGCATCGCGTCATGCGGCAGCTCCAGTGCGCCGAACAGGGGCAGAGAGGAGTGGCGCAACGCGTCCTCAATAGCACGTTTGGCAGCCTTGGTGTAATCCATACCGTGCAGGTCATTGCCCATGCCCATCTCGATAATCACACGTTGTCCGATCATTGGATCGCTCATCTGCGTTTCTCCATATCAAATCCGACAGACAGTGCGACATTGGCCATGATCGTCGGATTGCCAGTGCCCTCGGGCCGTGGCACATCCAGACCGCCCTTGACCACATTCACCGTGACTTGCCCGTATGGAAACACGGCTCGAAGAACGTCTGCATCCACCGCATCCGGCTTTTGCACGCCTACATCCAGCGTGATGCGCATATCCGCTTTGTCAAAGCCGAACAGCTCAGCAAGGTTGATCGAGTTGTGCCAAAGCGCGTCCTTTATCGCCCGCTCGGCGGCTTGGGTATAGTCCCCGCGCCGCAATGAGGTGCCCATCCCGAATTCTACCAACAGCTTTTGCATCGTAGTCCCCTATTTCCCGACACCAAAAACGAAACATTTGTCCCGCCGGATTGTCAGCCACATCACAGTGCCCGCACTGGGCATGAACACGTTCGGCACCGTCGCCCTGAGCAAGGAGCCATCGTGATCCATACGGTATTCGATCAGACTCTCGTTTCCCATAAACCGCGCCCGCTCGACGACAGCGCGGGCAGGCGTTCCATCGGCGGCTGTGGGCAGCGGCCCCTTGCCCGCACGGTCAAAATCAATGCGCACATGCTGGGGCCGGAAAACAATATCCACCGAGGTACCATCAGGAATACCAGGGGCTAGAAACCGCCCAAAGGCAGTGTGCGCCAGCGCACCCGATACTTCAGCACGCACAACATTTGCATCCGAAAAAAATGCCACCGCCGCACGGTCCAAAGGGCGGGTATAAACGTTATAAGGCGCGCCCTGCTGGACGATCTTGCCGTCCCGCATCAGGGCAATCTCGTCGGCCATCCGCATCGCCTCGTCGGGCTCATGCGTTACCAGCAGAACCGCAGTGTCCTCTTCTTTGAGAATGCTCAACGTTTCGTCGCGGATGCCATCGCGCAGGCGGTTATCGAGGCCGCTGAACGGCTCGTCCATCAGCATGATACGCGGACGCGGGGCCAATGCACGGGCGAGTGCGACGCGCTGCTGCTCGCCACCAGACAGCTGGTGCGGATAGCCGTCGATAAAGCGCTTGAGGTCCACCCGCTCCAGCAACTCCTCCACCCGCGCCCGCTTGGACGCTTTGTTGCCGCGAAGGCCGTAGCCAACATTATCGGCTACACTCAGATGCGGAAATAATGCGAAGTCCTGAAACATCAGGCCAATCTCGCGCCGTTCGGGCGGGACGCGAAAGATCGTATCGCAAATCAGCGCACCGTCCACATGGATGGTACCGCTATCCTGCATTTCGACCCCGGCAATCATGCGCAGCGTTGTTGATTTCCCGCACCCCGAAGGCCCCAGAAGGCAAGTCACCTGCCCCGGCATAATCTTGAGGCTCACGTCGTCGACAACAGCGCGACCGTCAAACCGGCGCACGAGATTGCGAATTTCCAGACGTGGCGTGTCAGACGGCATGGGCGTTAATCCGATCATTTCTGTCGGATAGCAGGTATCAGCGCTGCCGCGCACCTGCAAGCACCGCCGCAAACCCGCTGACCAGAACACAGGCACAAATCAGCAAAAGCTGCTCGTATTTATGCCCTTCCATCAGCCATGGCGTCACAAAATCCGATGTACGCACAAGATAGATCAGCGACCCGAGCATTGCCGACCCAAACGCCACAACATAAGCCCAGAGTTCGATCTGACGCCCCATTACCAGCCCGACAATCAGGATTGGCGTCAAAAACATCGAGGCAGTCCCGCTTACAGCCACCGCATCAAACAGAGTGGCATTGCCCCAAAGTGTGAGCAATGTTCCCCCCAGCATAAACGCCACCATAACGGCCCGTCCAGAAGTAAGGGTGCGTGGCAGGCCGCCTTCCTCGACCACCAGCCGCGAGGCGGAACTGAGCGCAGAATCGAGTGTGCTAAGCGCCGATACCAGCAGCGAGATCATCAGCAGC encodes the following:
- a CDS encoding Lin0512 family protein → MIGQRVIIEMGMGNDLHGMDYTKAAKRAIEDALRHSSLPLFGALELPHDAMRVQVTVGVQEPDALDLEVLRAVLPRGRAEVRAVHGGLNVPSNGETIVIAQASVEAFLSPQDGWALKV
- the tatA gene encoding twin-arginine translocase TatA/TatE family subunit, which gives rise to MLNNIGLPGLLLIAVVVLVLFGRGKISSLMGEVGKGITSFKKGINEGEKELLDSKADDVADVPQPDVEPKDKV
- a CDS encoding Lin0512 family protein; translation: MQKLLVEFGMGTSLRRGDYTQAAERAIKDALWHNSINLAELFGFDKADMRITLDVGVQKPDAVDADVLRAVFPYGQVTVNVVKGGLDVPRPEGTGNPTIMANVALSVGFDMEKRR
- a CDS encoding helix-turn-helix transcriptional regulator, with the translated sequence MPRSDRLFDIIQILRDGEVHKAQDLAVDTGVSVRTLYRDMDTLAASGVPVVGARGTGYRLPPGITLPPLTLTPTELEALNLCLAIAAEVADPDLKTAVQTLIEKFDAVLPETAVAEADAWQFAVTPFSDAARGFARMPTMRAAIKARQKLRITYTSQGGTVTTRTIRPLHMEYTGRIWTLIAWCEWRKEHRVFRLDLINTAEALPQLFGDEAGTMLADYRR
- a CDS encoding ABC transporter ATP-binding protein, translating into MPSDTPRLEIRNLVRRFDGRAVVDDVSLKIMPGQVTCLLGPSGCGKSTTLRMIAGVEMQDSGTIHVDGALICDTIFRVPPERREIGLMFQDFALFPHLSVADNVGYGLRGNKASKRARVEELLERVDLKRFIDGYPHQLSGGEQQRVALARALAPRPRIMLMDEPFSGLDNRLRDGIRDETLSILKEEDTAVLLVTHEPDEAMRMADEIALMRDGKIVQQGAPYNVYTRPLDRAAVAFFSDANVVRAEVSGALAHTAFGRFLAPGIPDGTSVDIVFRPQHVRIDFDRAGKGPLPTAADGTPARAVVERARFMGNESLIEYRMDHDGSLLRATVPNVFMPSAGTVMWLTIRRDKCFVFGVGK